From a single Methanomassiliicoccales archaeon genomic region:
- a CDS encoding sugar kinase translates to MSYNLVTFGEAMLRLSPPNFQRLEQTNSLDVNVGGAELNVAVAAQRLGLRCAYVTRLTNNPLGRMIANKAREQGVDTSHIVWTDGDRVGLYFVEFGASPRASSVLYDRRDSAMAKIQPGEVDWDKIFSQTKAFHTTGITPALSPSAAEATKEAVKKAKEHGIFVSIDLNYRARLWSQEEARRVMTELVSQADVLITTEEDAERVFGVKEESFEKVAERLNQMFKNLKAVAITIRETPSVWRNTWTALAYSDGQIFRAPVFDLEIVDRVGAGDAFAGGFLFGYLTKDVQTGLNYGVAISALKQTNPGDFVWATKEEC, encoded by the coding sequence ATGTCTTACAATCTTGTGACGTTCGGAGAAGCGATGCTTCGTCTTTCCCCTCCGAATTTTCAGCGCTTGGAACAAACAAACTCTCTCGATGTGAACGTAGGTGGAGCAGAGCTGAACGTGGCCGTGGCTGCCCAACGGTTGGGACTCCGCTGCGCTTACGTCACGCGCCTTACCAACAACCCCTTGGGCCGAATGATTGCCAATAAGGCCCGGGAACAGGGAGTTGACACGTCTCATATCGTTTGGACCGATGGCGATCGCGTTGGCCTCTATTTCGTGGAGTTTGGAGCTAGCCCCCGGGCAAGCTCCGTTCTTTACGATCGCCGAGACTCAGCTATGGCTAAAATCCAGCCCGGGGAAGTGGATTGGGACAAAATCTTTTCGCAAACAAAGGCCTTCCACACTACCGGAATCACCCCAGCCCTCTCCCCCTCCGCGGCAGAAGCTACAAAGGAAGCAGTGAAAAAAGCCAAAGAACATGGAATTTTCGTTTCCATAGATCTCAACTACCGCGCCCGCCTTTGGAGCCAAGAAGAGGCACGACGAGTCATGACCGAACTCGTCTCTCAGGCAGACGTTCTCATAACCACTGAAGAGGACGCGGAACGGGTGTTCGGGGTGAAAGAAGAATCCTTCGAGAAGGTAGCCGAGCGCCTGAACCAGATGTTCAAGAACCTGAAGGCAGTGGCCATCACGATCCGCGAAACGCCTTCCGTTTGGCGCAACACTTGGACCGCTTTGGCCTATAGCGACGGCCAGATCTTCCGCGCCCCAGTGTTTGACCTGGAAATCGTCGACCGGGTAGGTGCAGGCGACGCCTTTGCCGGTGGCTTCCTCTTCGGTTACCTCACGAAAGATGTGCAGACCGGGCTCAACTACGGCGTGGCTATCTCCGCCCTCAAGCAGACCAACCCCGGCGATTTTGTGTGGGCGACAAAAGAGGAGTGCGA
- a CDS encoding ArgE/DapE family deacylase yields MKITLNAVLEVAMDLLRIPSVNPRDKAQVAEEEMLGEVEICNFIASWLNKHKIPAEVRHYAPGRACCVAILENRKGPTLWLNGHVDTVAPTYLTKESFVPRVLGDNLYGIGAADMKGGVAAMLVALAAAADVFRDGRIIFSAVGGEEGPPSGTEFLLSDSSLRADMVVVGEPSHLALFIGQKGSMWVKIKCQGRARHGCVPDHRVNAVEGLIAYLYTLNNKDSSIIFQYIDDIYSQTTCNVGIFSGGHRPNIIPAEAFAILDIRYPPRCNSLEILEKLKAHAEIVKQNEAAIWNFIIEVIEGPTEPVYMPKDHPMVSKIAKIIRVVLKRPVSVGWAPYWSDAYYYLKTNIPTFIFGPGQIENAHQPEEYVSITDMWKSAMVYYKIITNLKEVVNMYD; encoded by the coding sequence GTGAAGATTACACTTAATGCTGTACTTGAAGTAGCTATGGATTTGCTTCGCATTCCTAGTGTTAATCCGCGTGATAAAGCTCAAGTAGCAGAAGAAGAGATGCTTGGAGAGGTAGAAATTTGTAATTTTATTGCCTCATGGCTAAACAAACACAAAATTCCTGCAGAAGTTCGGCATTACGCTCCAGGCAGGGCATGCTGCGTAGCTATATTAGAAAATCGAAAAGGGCCGACTCTATGGCTTAACGGGCATGTTGATACGGTAGCGCCAACTTATTTAACTAAAGAGTCTTTCGTTCCGCGCGTTTTGGGGGATAATTTGTATGGAATTGGAGCAGCAGATATGAAAGGTGGAGTCGCGGCAATGTTAGTGGCATTGGCAGCTGCGGCCGACGTCTTTCGTGATGGACGCATAATATTTTCTGCGGTAGGTGGTGAGGAAGGGCCGCCGAGCGGTACTGAGTTCTTACTGTCTGATTCGTCATTGCGCGCTGATATGGTTGTTGTAGGTGAACCATCGCATCTTGCATTATTTATAGGTCAAAAGGGGAGTATGTGGGTGAAAATTAAATGCCAAGGCCGAGCCCGGCACGGATGTGTTCCGGACCACAGAGTTAATGCAGTAGAAGGCCTTATCGCTTATTTATATACCTTGAACAACAAAGATTCTTCAATAATATTTCAATATATCGACGATATCTATAGTCAAACAACGTGTAATGTTGGAATATTCTCTGGTGGGCACCGGCCTAATATAATTCCTGCTGAGGCATTCGCAATCTTGGATATTCGATATCCTCCACGTTGTAATTCACTAGAAATCCTTGAAAAATTAAAAGCCCATGCAGAAATAGTTAAACAAAATGAGGCGGCAATTTGGAATTTTATTATAGAAGTTATTGAAGGGCCAACCGAACCTGTATATATGCCCAAGGATCATCCAATGGTTTCTAAAATCGCTAAAATTATAAGAGTAGTACTCAAACGCCCCGTATCAGTAGGATGGGCTCCGTATTGGAGTGATGCTTATTATTATCTTAAAACAAATATACCAACTTTTATCTTTGGCCCTGGGCAAATCGAAAATGCGCACCAACCAGAGGAATACGTTTCAATTACTGATATGTGGAAAAGCGCTATGGTGTATTATAAAATAATAACAAATTTAAAGGAGGTGGTTAATATGTATGATTAA
- a CDS encoding sugar ABC transporter permease: MTKIIGLLLVTPLLLLTGFFLFYPLINSILTSFFDTTNLAFFNNFVGLKHYYHLTFNPTFKLVLQNTFILVTGTVGGSFIIAFFIALLLTRQFPGRAIVRGLVVIPWVVPNVVAALSWRWVFDERYGIINAILTNLKLSAPINWLGEPFWAFVALIIVSIWKATPVMTVFLLAGLQAIPKELYEAATIDGAGAFQMFRYVTLPQMRRIILIVLTMETIWNFNAFDIIWILTRGGPANSTHTLATFVYQQAFQLFNTGLAAATGVLMLVILLAITGLYLRLLKEEKL, from the coding sequence ATGACTAAAATAATTGGTTTACTTTTGGTTACTCCGCTGTTGTTATTAACAGGATTTTTTCTGTTTTATCCGCTTATTAATAGTATATTAACAAGTTTTTTTGATACAACAAATTTAGCTTTTTTTAATAATTTTGTAGGATTAAAACATTATTATCATTTAACTTTTAACCCAACATTTAAATTGGTATTACAAAATACTTTTATATTAGTTACAGGTACAGTTGGCGGTTCTTTTATTATCGCGTTCTTTATTGCACTTTTGTTAACTAGGCAATTTCCTGGACGCGCCATAGTCCGCGGCCTGGTTGTTATCCCCTGGGTGGTACCTAATGTAGTAGCAGCGTTAAGTTGGCGTTGGGTTTTTGATGAGCGGTATGGAATCATAAATGCTATTTTAACAAACTTAAAACTTTCAGCCCCAATAAATTGGCTTGGAGAGCCTTTCTGGGCTTTTGTAGCGCTAATCATTGTTAGTATTTGGAAAGCGACGCCTGTTATGACAGTTTTTTTATTGGCCGGCTTGCAAGCAATACCTAAAGAATTATATGAAGCTGCAACAATTGATGGCGCTGGTGCCTTTCAGATGTTTCGATATGTAACATTACCACAAATGCGCAGAATAATTTTAATTGTATTAACTATGGAAACAATATGGAATTTTAACGCTTTTGACATTATATGGATTTTAACACGAGGTGGGCCTGCGAATAGTACGCATACTTTGGCTACTTTTGTGTATCAACAAGCTTTTCAACTTTTTAACACTGGGCTTGCTGCAGCTACTGGTGTGCTTATGCTGGTCATTTTGCTTGCAATAACGGGGTTATATTTGCGTTTGCTTAAAGAAGAAAAGCTTTAA
- a CDS encoding sugar ABC transporter substrate-binding protein, whose product MWVPEVYQILDEAIAAFEAQHPGVTITRTEVTWGDLRSQLMISLATGTAPDIVIYATPWIPELVNMHAIVDISPYLPSGFLEIFLPSALKVLQQGDVVWGLPWEGSTWGFFYRKDLFSEAGLDPERPPSNWAELVEFASRLTQNGRYGLGFPAAGWEPDDYFLPFLWQAGGEVAVCDPTGCKATLDTNEARTAVQFYYDLIHTYKVVPPTVVGWDWESTVKAFVAGDIAMMYNGLWAAGTIDSIAPELQGKWSGALNPSGPAGCVHLGYPNALIVTSQSLHPALAVEFIISLHQGDPSYLDRICLALNSLNWTRKFAETAYLDAPQLRPLVDAMHFSRSRPAFPQYETFRQTTFNPGLQALILKKLDVGQAVEQWQTMLDRLFGQ is encoded by the coding sequence TTGTGGGTCCCTGAGGTTTACCAGATTTTGGACGAAGCTATCGCTGCTTTTGAGGCACAGCATCCTGGCGTAACTATCACACGCACAGAAGTCACGTGGGGAGATTTGAGGTCGCAACTTATGATATCTTTAGCAACAGGCACAGCTCCTGATATTGTGATATATGCAACGCCCTGGATTCCTGAGCTCGTTAACATGCACGCAATCGTCGATATTTCTCCGTACCTCCCCAGCGGATTTCTGGAGATTTTCCTTCCGTCTGCACTAAAGGTCTTACAACAGGGAGACGTTGTTTGGGGACTGCCTTGGGAAGGTAGCACATGGGGGTTTTTCTACCGCAAAGATCTTTTTTCTGAGGCAGGATTAGATCCAGAGCGCCCCCCCTCAAATTGGGCAGAGCTTGTTGAGTTTGCATCACGGCTTACGCAAAATGGCCGTTATGGCCTGGGGTTCCCTGCTGCAGGGTGGGAACCAGACGACTATTTCTTACCGTTTTTGTGGCAAGCTGGCGGTGAAGTAGCGGTTTGTGACCCGACGGGATGCAAGGCTACATTGGACACTAATGAAGCACGCACTGCAGTTCAGTTCTATTATGATTTAATACATACTTATAAAGTCGTCCCTCCCACAGTTGTCGGGTGGGATTGGGAAAGCACAGTAAAGGCTTTTGTAGCTGGCGACATCGCCATGATGTATAACGGTCTCTGGGCGGCGGGGACGATCGACTCTATAGCCCCTGAATTACAAGGTAAATGGAGCGGCGCACTCAATCCTTCTGGACCTGCTGGCTGCGTTCATCTTGGCTATCCTAACGCTCTTATAGTCACTAGCCAAAGCCTTCACCCTGCGCTTGCTGTAGAGTTTATAATAAGCTTACACCAAGGTGATCCCAGCTACCTGGACCGAATTTGTTTGGCGTTGAATTCTTTAAACTGGACACGCAAGTTCGCCGAAACAGCTTACTTGGATGCTCCACAGCTACGACCTCTCGTCGACGCCATGCACTTTTCACGCTCGCGACCTGCGTTTCCACAGTACGAAACTTTCCGACAAACAACGTTTAACCCGGGGTTGCAAGCTCTTATTCTAAAGAAGCTTGACGTCGGACAAGCGGTCGAACAATGGCAAACAATGTTGGACCGGCTCTTCGGACAATAG